The Strix uralensis isolate ZFMK-TIS-50842 chromosome 4, bStrUra1, whole genome shotgun sequence genomic interval agatttttgttttttcccattcCAAAGTTATAATTTTCAAGTTGACAGAAGAAATTCCTCCCAGGCTTTTCTATGCCAACCTTTTCCAAGCTCTCCAGCATGACTTGCTTCCTTCTGCTGCATGAGCTACCGAGAGATGATCATTctcatgtttcattttaatgaGGCACGCTCCCACAAGTGTCTTCAATAAACGAACACCATTTTGTCCAGAGACACAGGGGAAATCACAGGCCATGAGTGGTCTGAAGCTCTGCTTCTGCAACTGCAAATGCTTGCCTACAACCCagggcttggtttgttttttccaccAGCAATCTTCCCTCGAGGGACTCTGGCAAAGCAAGCATTGACTGCACTCTGCTGTGCAAGCTGCCCCCGGACTGAGACAGAATCATCAGTAAATAATTATCAAGCAAAGGTCATAATGGCTTCGAATACAGCGGCTCCTGTTGAAAGTTAACCACGGGGTATGTGAGCCAATGGTCCAAGACAAGCAAGAGAGGAAGGTCTAGGGAAGCAGCGTGGATTGGACAGCAGCGGGGACAGTGGCAAGCTCTGACGCAGGAGGGCTCTGGCAGGGCCGATGCGACTAAGGGGGTGTCTGGACAGGCCTGAGCAGGGAAGCTGGGGCACGAGACCAGGCAGCACAGTCAGCTGAACAGGAGGcatggaggaagagcaggcaacTCAAACCAATAGCTGTGACAGACTCCTGGAAATAAGCTCTTGGGAGTGAAAACTTGAGGATAAAGGCAGTGTTTTCAGCTGGCGTTTAATAGGAATCTGGCTTTGAAATTAGTAATTTGCAGATGTAGAGAAGGCACGTACATTTGAAGACAGCTCTCCAAGATTAGCTCCATTTTCTGTGAAtaattattggaaaaaaaaaaaaaagaaaaagattatggCTTCTCAGAGCAGCCCATATATGCTAATCACATTACACCCAATATGCTAATCACAACAGGGGAACACGGCCTGTTATCTTGGAACATGGGCCATGCTGCCACACCACCAAAGGCTGTTCCTGTTGCTCTGGCATATTGCAACGAGTCATGTGGCGAAGCAGAATAGAAACACATGGGCAGAAGAGAAGCACAGCACCATTGCTGAGGCTGCTACTGCCCAGTGCCTCAGGTCACTTGAAGAAGAAGCCATATTTCAGCGGGTCCTCCTCTTCGACAGTGAAGGTGGCTGTACCGGTGTAAAAGGCTTCTCCTGAGACTTCCACGATGACAGCATTGTAGTCCCCAAACTTGGTTTCCTGCAGAGGGACTTAGGATCAGGACAGAAGCACAGGAGGTTCTCCACTCTCTCAGCCCCACGAAATGCCAGTGCAGCCTAGAACTTATGCAGAGAGACCCCTCACCGAGTactctgccctgcccagcaccttTTACCGCCTGCACGGGCTCCACATCTGCACAACTGCTGCTGCCCCCGCTCTGAGCTCACAAGCCCCTGCACTGCGACAGCGTGGCTTTGCCTCAAAGAAAGCTGACAAGCTGGTGGCTGCTTGCACCCAAAGACCAAGAGCTCCCTGGGGCCTGTCCAAACCTTCACAGCCATGTGCTGCTGGATCCCatggggccagggctgggcctgGAAACCCAGATGCACAGACCCAGCTTCTACACCTCCGAACAACACGCTCAGCCTTTGAGCAGGGAAGAGGGGATTAAGCCAGGAATCCACCCTTAGCTGCCACTGAGAACAGACCAGACTGATTTATCTACATGAGCACTGGAGATATTTCTCACCTCAGTCCTCTTCCTGTTGCAGGGAAGCCATGCAACAGGACAAGATCTTACCGTTACTGGCTTCTCTAATAAAAAATCTAGAAGCATGAAGCTTTTGAGAAGGCAAGACCCCCAGGCATCTCCCTCCTTTCATACgtgcttccccaggcacagaaAGGCTTTTCTGCTGCTCCACTGAGCCAAGGCAACAGCACTTTTCCAGCAGTCCTCAAGACAGAGGACAAGTCCAGCACAAGCCACTTGCCTTCACTGCCTTCCCGGTGAACAAGGAGCCTGTGGTGCTGCTCCGAAAGGTTCTGGTCTGGTTCAGCTGGATGAGGCCCTTATGGTACTGCAAGGCGATGCGGGCTGTCACACCTGAACCTGTCGGACTTCGGTCAACCTATGTTCAGAAGAGATGAACCAGCTGTAGTATTTTGGGTTTTAATAGAAAACAATATTGCTCCCCTCATTTCTCTTTGCCACCTTTATACTGTGCTTGGGGGAAACCCTTCTAGCCCAGGGTTTTGTATTGAATCCAGATACATCACTCATGAGAAGACAAAATAAGCAGGTTTGGGGTGCTTTCGGATTGTGAGCAGCTTTGGCAAACTTGTAGGGATGAATGATCTAATAAATGTTGAGGCTATTTACGGAGCACTTGAAACCTTCCCAGCATCATACCAAAAGGACTGGGAGGGCAGAGGCCACCTGCTCCATTCCCACGTGTCAAGGCAGGATCAGTTCTCCTTACACTGAGAGCTGCTGGCCAGCCTGGTTTTTAAAACCTCCAAAAACAGAGCGCTGGCCTCCTTCCGAGGTGGTCTGTCCCAATGCTTCACACTCCTCCCTGCTGGGAACTCCCAACAAAAACTTCCCCTGCTATTTCTGTGATACCCTATCCACTGCAGACTAGGACAGAAGTTTACactccctcttttctctcttgctctgttcatCCCCAGTAACTGTTCCCTAAATTAGGACTTTAAGGACATGCACTATGTTGCGATCCCACCTCAGCCCCTGAACTCTTGGGAAATTCCTACCTATGGGACATGGGTACGAGCCTTTTTAAAATGCCACCATCGAAGATGTGCAGCAGTCTTTCTGTCATTAGGAACTAAACCAGCATGTGTTAAGTGACACTCAGCTCTTCAGAGACATCACGGTAGCAAAAGCAATGATCACCGCCCAAACTGAGGAGAAGCAGAAGCGTCCCTTGTCTCTGCAGTGGATGTAGTGCAGGAAAAGGTGATGCcctgtgtgcctgggaagagcCCGTTTCTGTACCTGTTCGTCTGCAAACACACAGATGTTGGCGGTGGGCTCCTCACTGAAGGCATCTTTCCCATCTGTCAGTATGGTGCCGTAGAGGAACGCCAGGTCTTCACTCTCAGGGTGATGAAGCTTGAACTGGGAACAGCACAGACAGGTTCACCAAGGCACACAGCTGCTGGGCTGTCAGCAGTACGTGCAGCACAGCTTCCTCGAGAGACCAGAGGAGGGGGACGAGGCCACACTGCTGCGTCTCCATCTCTGCTTCTCCAGCAACAGAGACAGGCGCAGCAGGAGGACAGCAAACTCCTCATGTTCTTGTGAGGTTGGAGGACTCTGAAATTCAACACGGGGCTGGAAGGAAGGGACTCCCTCCCATCCTGAGTGTTTCGGGGGAATAAAGGGCTTTGGTCTGGTGCAGTCACCCCGAAGGGAACACGCTGGGGTGCCGCAGCACTCTGCCATACCTGTTTCTTCACCGCTTCCGTCACGGCACTCGCCGCATTGACAAGGTCTCTGGTCTTCGAAGAGCACACATCAAGGCCCAGCTGCTCAGCGCTGAGGAAGGCGTAGAAAGTGCCGCCGTAGCCGATGTCGACCACCACCTTCTTGTGACCAGGGACATCAATGGCCAAGTCTGGGCAGAGAAAGGGAGGGTGGTGAGGAGGGGGAACTGTGCTGAGCTACGGGCTTGCACACAGAGTGAAGGGACCCAGTCGTGCAGAAGGGGAGG includes:
- the L3HYPDH gene encoding trans-3-hydroxy-L-proline dehydratase, whose product is MAAEGGGEGGVGCAGLRLPPHSPSGLVLQTVEMHTGGEPLRIIPRLEAAEEAVAAGGLSLLSLRREMAATQDHVRRALVHEPRGHAGMYGAVVVRGGAAAAGAHLAALFLHGAGYSAMCGHAVLALGRFALDYGLVAAPDRPETAVRLRCPCGPVTAFVPWDGRRSGNPVRFHSVPAFAAATDLAIDVPGHKKVVVDIGYGGTFYAFLSAEQLGLDVCSSKTRDLVNAASAVTEAVKKQFKLHHPESEDLAFLYGTILTDGKDAFSEEPTANICVFADEQVDRSPTGSGVTARIALQYHKGLIQLNQTRTFRSSTTGSLFTGKAVKETKFGDYNAVIVEVSGEAFYTGTATFTVEEEDPLKYGFFFK